The Fortiea contorta PCC 7126 genome has a segment encoding these proteins:
- the cdaA gene encoding diadenylate cyclase CdaA: MRDWWKQWLTNPGWSQSLLLGTLDIVLVLALTYMILVIISERRTLWMVRGFIVLMLASALSNRLGLPLLNFVLEKLVIGCAVAMAVALQSEFRRFLEQLGRGEFRQLFQPSSLAVPKSYSVIDEIVEAVKELSKNRIGALLILETTGPIDERDFSVPGVKLNAEVSKELIQTIFQPKTLLHDGATLIRGSRIVASGIILPLSGRTASRQLGTRHRAAMGITERVENCICVVVSEETGSISLAERGILNRPLTIRKLKESLEAQLSPTVDREAVAPGLLSLARQIGEKGLTLASRLLRLPSTASRDKK; this comes from the coding sequence GGGACTCTGGATATTGTGTTGGTGTTGGCGCTGACGTACATGATACTGGTGATTATTAGTGAGCGCCGGACACTGTGGATGGTGCGAGGTTTTATCGTATTGATGTTAGCTTCAGCACTCAGTAATAGATTGGGGCTACCATTATTAAATTTTGTATTAGAAAAATTAGTTATTGGCTGTGCTGTGGCTATGGCGGTGGCTCTCCAGTCAGAGTTTCGCCGATTTTTAGAGCAGTTGGGTCGTGGTGAGTTTCGCCAGTTGTTTCAACCATCTAGTCTGGCAGTCCCTAAATCTTATAGTGTAATTGATGAAATTGTGGAGGCAGTGAAAGAACTGTCTAAAAACCGGATTGGAGCTTTACTGATTTTGGAAACTACGGGGCCGATTGACGAGCGGGATTTTTCCGTCCCAGGAGTTAAGCTGAATGCTGAAGTTTCTAAGGAACTAATACAAACAATTTTTCAACCAAAAACTTTGTTACACGATGGAGCGACTTTGATCCGTGGTTCCCGGATCGTGGCATCGGGTATAATTTTACCACTTTCGGGTCGCACAGCCTCGCGCCAGTTGGGTACACGCCATCGGGCCGCCATGGGAATTACTGAGCGGGTCGAAAATTGTATTTGTGTAGTTGTATCAGAAGAAACGGGTTCTATTTCTCTAGCGGAACGCGGAATCTTAAATAGACCACTGACGATTAGGAAGCTGAAAGAGTCATTAGAGGCTCAATTGTCCCCAACAGTGGATCGGGAGGCTGTTGCTCCTGGTTTATTAAGTTTGGCTCGTCAGATAGGTGAGAAGGGACTAACATTAGCTTCACGTTTACTCCGATTACCATCGACTGCTTCTCGGGATAAAAAATGA
- a CDS encoding isoprenyl transferase: protein MTVQQTQLQDLPSDLKRELLPQHVAVIMDGNGRWAKRQGLPRIMGHKAGVDALKDLLRCSRDWGIQALTAYAFSTENWKRPQEEVDFLMTLFQRVLRQELREMVKENVQIRFVGNLQALPPVLQAEISRSIEETQKNRGIRFTVATNYGGRQEILQACRAIAEQVQQGKLQPHEIDEAVFESHLYTAGIADPDLLIRTSGEMRLSNFLLWQMAYGEIYITDALWPDFNRAEFHRALCAYQQRERRFGKI from the coding sequence ATGACAGTACAACAAACTCAACTCCAAGATTTACCCTCTGATTTGAAACGTGAATTATTACCCCAGCACGTTGCAGTGATTATGGATGGTAATGGTCGGTGGGCTAAACGTCAAGGTTTGCCCCGAATCATGGGTCATAAGGCTGGTGTAGATGCGCTCAAGGATTTGCTGCGCTGTAGCCGAGACTGGGGAATTCAAGCGCTGACGGCTTATGCTTTTTCGACAGAAAACTGGAAAAGACCCCAGGAAGAAGTAGATTTTTTGATGACTCTATTTCAAAGAGTTTTGCGCCAAGAACTGCGAGAAATGGTCAAAGAAAATGTGCAAATTCGATTTGTGGGCAATTTGCAAGCTTTACCGCCTGTTTTGCAAGCAGAAATCTCCCGTTCTATTGAGGAAACCCAGAAAAATCGCGGTATCCGATTCACTGTGGCGACAAATTACGGTGGGCGACAGGAGATTCTCCAGGCTTGTCGAGCTATTGCTGAACAAGTCCAGCAGGGAAAATTACAACCCCATGAAATTGACGAAGCAGTGTTTGAGAGCCACCTCTACACTGCTGGAATTGCTGATCCAGATTTGTTAATCCGGACTAGCGGTGAAATGCGTCTTTCTAATTTCCTATTGTGGCAAATGGCTTATGGGGAAATTTATATCACTGATGCTTTATGGCCTGATTTTAATCGCGCTGAATTTCACCGCGCCTTGTGTGCTTATCAGCAGCGAGAACGCAGGTTTGGGAAGATTTAG
- the nadB gene encoding L-aspartate oxidase, with the protein MSDQNIPSQFDVLVVGAGAAGLYTALCLPESLSVGLITKETVALSASDWAQGGIAAAIAPEDSPSLHIEDTIRAGAGLCDLEAVEFLAQQAPSCIKSLVNLGVAFDRNGQTLALTLEAAHSRHRVLHAADTTGREVTTTLTAQVLRRPNIQVIQQALALSLWIDPHSRRCRGISLFYHGKITWLKADAVVLATGGGGQVFAQTTNPAVSTGDGVAIAYRAGAILRDLEFVQFHPTALTKPGADRFLISEAVRGEGAHLIDNEGRRFAFDYHPSGELAPRDVVSRAIFSHLQRTAADLATAHVWLDMRPIPPDKIRHRFPNIVKVCQSWGIDVFQEPIPVAPAAHYWMGGIATDLHNHTNIPGLYAVGETASTGVHGANRLASNSLLECIVFGAQMAHVQDEITTHQDEVSEFTAEPLTFSMDSHEWQNQQNQLEALRQKLPRLVWQSAGICRQQSGLETAIATIATWQQDFAALPLSQFLLSLNPPTPVTLELPDVEPHLRLWAETRNLLDIAALILKSAALRTESRGGHYRLDYPQSHADWQAHTLVQDHHWWKSPVSM; encoded by the coding sequence GTGAGCGATCAAAATATTCCGAGTCAATTTGATGTTTTAGTAGTCGGTGCTGGCGCCGCTGGACTTTACACAGCGCTGTGTCTACCAGAATCTTTAAGTGTCGGCTTGATTACTAAAGAAACAGTAGCTTTATCGGCGAGCGATTGGGCCCAAGGCGGTATTGCGGCGGCGATCGCCCCAGAAGATTCCCCATCTCTACACATTGAAGATACAATCCGTGCAGGTGCAGGTTTGTGTGACCTCGAAGCTGTAGAATTCCTCGCCCAACAAGCTCCCAGCTGTATCAAATCTTTAGTTAACTTGGGTGTAGCTTTTGACCGTAACGGTCAAACTTTAGCCCTGACATTAGAAGCGGCTCATTCTCGCCATCGCGTCCTCCACGCCGCCGACACCACCGGGCGCGAAGTTACTACCACTCTCACCGCCCAAGTCCTACGCCGCCCGAATATTCAAGTGATCCAGCAAGCTTTAGCACTGAGTTTGTGGATCGACCCCCACAGTCGGCGCTGTCGGGGAATTAGTCTTTTTTATCACGGTAAAATTACTTGGCTCAAAGCAGATGCGGTAGTATTAGCTACTGGTGGCGGTGGTCAAGTGTTTGCCCAAACTACTAACCCAGCGGTGAGTACGGGTGATGGAGTGGCGATCGCTTATCGCGCCGGCGCCATTCTCCGTGACTTGGAATTTGTCCAATTTCACCCTACAGCCCTCACCAAACCAGGCGCAGATCGCTTTCTCATCAGTGAAGCTGTGCGCGGTGAAGGTGCTCACCTGATCGACAACGAGGGGCGGCGTTTTGCTTTTGACTACCACCCCAGCGGTGAACTTGCGCCACGAGATGTAGTCAGCCGAGCAATTTTTAGCCATTTGCAGCGCACTGCTGCTGATTTAGCTACAGCACATGTGTGGTTGGATATGCGCCCCATCCCCCCAGACAAAATTCGTCATCGTTTTCCTAATATTGTCAAGGTTTGCCAATCTTGGGGTATTGATGTCTTTCAGGAACCAATACCAGTGGCTCCTGCGGCTCATTATTGGATGGGTGGAATCGCTACAGATTTGCACAATCACACCAATATTCCTGGTTTGTATGCAGTGGGAGAAACCGCTAGCACTGGCGTACATGGAGCCAATCGTTTAGCGAGTAATTCGCTGCTGGAATGTATTGTTTTTGGCGCGCAGATGGCTCATGTTCAGGATGAAATCACCACTCATCAAGATGAAGTATCAGAATTCACCGCCGAGCCTTTGACTTTCTCCATGGATAGCCATGAATGGCAAAACCAACAAAATCAACTCGAAGCACTACGCCAGAAGTTACCACGCCTAGTGTGGCAAAGTGCGGGTATTTGTCGCCAGCAGTCAGGTTTGGAAACAGCGATCGCTACTATTGCAACTTGGCAACAAGACTTTGCTGCTTTACCTTTGAGTCAATTTTTACTATCCTTAAATCCTCCCACACCAGTAACTCTGGAACTGCCAGATGTTGAACCTCATCTGCGACTCTGGGCAGAAACTCGCAATCTACTCGACATCGCCGCTTTAATTCTCAAAAGTGCTGCTTTGAGAACCGAAAGCCGGGGTGGACACTACCGCCTAGACTATCCCCAATCCCATGCAGATTGGCAAGCCCACACCCTTGTCCAAGATCATCACTGGTGGAAGTCCCCAGTATCAATGTAG
- the psbU gene encoding photosystem II complex extrinsic protein PsbU: MKGLVRLLTVFSLLLGCWGWLGSTQIAQAASFRSLTLPQVPVLAVGQNRADAKLGTEFGKKIDLNNTNVRAFQQYPGLYPTLAKVIIKNAPYKNLEDVLDIPGLSERQKQTLQANFDHFTVTDLEPAFNEGDDRFNNGIYR, encoded by the coding sequence GTGAAAGGATTGGTGCGTTTATTAACAGTGTTTAGTTTGTTGCTTGGTTGCTGGGGATGGCTGGGAAGCACTCAAATAGCTCAAGCAGCTAGTTTCCGTAGTCTGACTTTACCTCAAGTCCCTGTTTTGGCAGTTGGACAGAACCGAGCAGACGCCAAGCTAGGTACGGAATTCGGCAAGAAAATTGATTTGAATAATACCAACGTCCGCGCTTTCCAACAGTATCCAGGGCTATATCCGACTCTTGCTAAGGTAATCATCAAAAATGCTCCTTACAAGAATCTGGAAGACGTCCTAGATATTCCAGGATTGAGCGAACGACAAAAACAAACTCTGCAAGCCAATTTCGACCACTTCACCGTCACCGACTTAGAACCTGCTTTCAACGAAGGAGACGATCGCTTTAACAATGGTATTTACAGATAA
- a CDS encoding DUF3120 domain-containing protein, which translates to MINNTLSSYSVSTSSIASDRAATENKQRTIRELESTLTSSPSLPISLSASKTWLVFATAVFLVTVPVFIEAPLVRSQPIACVAITGFWVWLSFNLMTRPQTYLWGDLLFGFSWSWLAGAIYWGWLRWEPLWHLPIESIGLPLAFWCLAKNWGKVGNWFYLGSLLGTALTDVYFYLVNLMPYWRQIMRVEPEAAIPVLKHALIQVDTPWGMAWAIILALVLLTIGLLPLGRKQRHWYAFSGAVLSTILVDSLFFLAAVIA; encoded by the coding sequence TTGATTAATAATACTTTGTCATCCTACAGTGTTTCTACCAGCTCTATAGCTAGCGATCGAGCGGCGACAGAGAACAAACAAAGAACCATTAGGGAGTTAGAGTCCACACTCACTTCCTCGCCCTCATTGCCAATTTCTTTATCTGCTAGCAAAACATGGTTAGTATTTGCCACAGCAGTATTTCTGGTGACAGTACCAGTGTTTATCGAAGCACCATTAGTGCGATCGCAACCAATAGCCTGTGTTGCAATCACCGGATTTTGGGTGTGGCTAAGTTTCAATTTGATGACACGCCCGCAAACATACCTCTGGGGAGATTTACTCTTTGGGTTTAGCTGGAGTTGGCTAGCAGGTGCAATTTATTGGGGCTGGTTGCGTTGGGAACCGTTATGGCACCTACCCATAGAATCAATAGGTTTACCGCTGGCTTTTTGGTGTCTGGCTAAAAATTGGGGCAAGGTAGGTAACTGGTTTTATTTAGGATCCTTACTGGGTACAGCCTTAACCGATGTTTATTTTTATTTGGTAAACTTAATGCCCTACTGGCGACAAATCATGCGGGTGGAACCAGAAGCCGCTATCCCAGTACTCAAACACGCCCTCATCCAAGTAGATACTCCGTGGGGGATGGCTTGGGCAATAATTCTCGCTTTAGTGCTACTCACCATTGGACTTTTGCCTTTAGGTAGAAAGCAACGCCACTGGTACGCCTTCAGTGGCGCAGTTTTGAGTACAATTTTGGTAGATAGCCTCTTCTTTCTAGCTGCGGTTATTGCCTGA